Sequence from the Fictibacillus arsenicus genome:
TGAAGTGGCACTCATAGAGAATTCATCCAAGCCTAATCCTAAAAGAATAGGAATAGCAATTGGATCTCCTGCCATTTCACCGCACATGCCAGTCCATTTACCTTCTTTATGAGAAGCATCGATAACCATTTTTACAAGTCTTAAAATCGCCGGACTGTATGGCTGGTATAAATATGATACTTGCTCATTCATTCGGTCCGCAGCCATCGTATACTGAATCAGGTCATTTGTTCCGATACTGAAGAAATCTACTTCCTTCGCAAACGTATCTGCCATTACAGCGGTTGATGGAATTTCAACCATGATACCTACTTCGATGTTCTCTGAAACTTCTGTTCCTTCTTTAACTAGCTTTTCTTTTTCTTCGATAAGAATGCTTTTTGCAGTACGGAATTCGTCAAGAGTCGCGATCATCGGGAACATAATCTTCAAGTTGCCAAATGTGCTGGCACGAAGCAGTGCTCTCAGCTGTGTACGGAAGATATCTTGTTCTTCCAGACAAAGACGGATCGCACGGAACCCTAAGAATGGATTCAATTCTTTAGGAAGATTTAAGTATGGAAGTTCTTTGTCGCCGCCAATGTCCAATGTACGGATGACAACAGGCTTTCCTTCCATTTTTTCGAGAACTTCTTTATATGCCTTATATTGCTCTTCTTCAGTCGGAAGCTGATCACGGCCCATGTACAAGAATTCTGTACGATATAATCCAACGCCTTCTGCTCCATTTTCCAGAACTCCTTTTACATCTGCAGGAGTACCAATATTGGCAGCAAGTTCAACTTGAACGTTATCAGATGAAAGGGTTTTTTCGTTTACAAGCTTCGCCCACTCTTCCTTTTGTTGCTGATATTGCTTCTGTTTCTCTTGATAGGCTACGATTTCATCTTGTGTTGGATCAACAATAACTTGTCCATCCAAACCGTCGATGATAATCATAACGCCATTCTCCACTTTTTCTGTAATGGTCTTGGTTCCTACAACTGCAGGAATTTCCATTGAACGGGACATGATAGCTGAGTGCGAAGTTCTTCCGCCGATATCAGTTGCAAAACCTTTTACAAATTTACGGTTCAACTGTGCTGTATCTGATGGCGTTAAGTCTTCTGCAAGAATAACAACTTCCTCAGAAATACTCGCAGGTGTTGCAAATTTAACATCTAATAGATGAGCTAATACACGCTTAGATACATCACGAATATCTGCAGCACGCTCTTTCATATATTCGTTGTCCATTTGTTCAAACATGTCGATAAACATGGAAGAAACATCATTCATAGCTGATTCAGCGTTTACTTTTTCGCTTTCAATCTTTTGTTTTACAGCATCAACCAGTTCAGGGTCACTAAGGACCAGAAGATGGGCAGCAAAAATCGCTGCCTTATCTTCGCCCAATTCTTCATTTGCTTTATCTTTAATAACAGTCAACTCTTCCTTAGATTTTTCAAGAGCTGACTGGAATCGCTCGATTTCCTGAGATGAATCTTCAATTGATTTTTTTTCAATCGTTAATTCCGGATTTTGAAGTACAAACGCTTTAGCAATTGCAATGCCGGCTGATGCTGCAATACCTGAAATTTTTTCAGACATTACTCACCAAGCCCTTCCTTTTTCATTACATCTTCTAGTGCAGCGATTGCTTCGTCTGCATCTGAACCTTCAGCTTTGATCGTAATCTCAGCTCCTGATTGAATACCTAAGCTCATAACACCCATGATGGACTTTAAGTTAACACTCTTTCCGTTATAATCAAGAGTAATATCAGAGCTGAATTGACCTGCTTGGTTTACTAATGTTGTTGCTGGTCGAGCGTGGATTCCTGATTCACTAGTTACTTTAAATGTTTTTTCTGCCATTTTAATTACCCCTTTATTTTTTGAATGTAATAATGTTTTCTTCTTCAATTGCCACTGTTCCTGTTTTTTCGACTGAAACAGTTTCACCCGATAAGTTTGTAAACACAATCGGTGTAATAATAGATGGTGCATTTTCTTTAACAAAGTTCAGATCAACTTGCAGGAGCTTTTGACCGGCTGTTACCTTGTCTCCCTCAGATACAAAGCATTCGAAACCTTCACCTTTTAATTTAACAGTGTCGATTCCAAAATGGATCAAAATTTCTTTTCCGTTATCTGATTCAATTCCGATCGCATGTTTAGTCGGGAAGACATTAATTATCTTACCATTTACCGGTGATACAACCAAACCTTCTGCTGGTTCGATCGCAAATCCGTCACCCATCATTTTACCTGAGAAAACTTGATCGGGAACTTCGGTAATCGGAATTATTTTCCCTTTAATCGGTGATACAAACCGTTCTTCAGTCGAAATCGAAGACGTTGGGGTTACAGTTCCTTGCCCAGAAGTATCAGCAAGTTCTCCTTGTTCAGGAGTTGCTTCACTGTTTTTAGGCTTTGCAACTGTCTTGCCGCTCATAATATCTCGTATTTCGCTCTTGATTGTATCTGAACGAGTTCCGAAAATAGCTTGAATGCTGTTCCCCATTTCAAGAACTCCTGATGCACCTAGCTTTTTCAAACGATCTTTATCAACTTCCTTAGGATCACGTACAGAAACACGAAGACGTGTAATACATGCGTCCAAATCAGCTATGTTAGATTCTCCGCCTAAGCCTTCTAAAATATTCGCAGCTAATGAATCTTTATTAGACGGTCCAACGTTCGTTTCTACTTCATCATCAACGATTTCACGTCCAGGTGTTTTTAAGTTCCATTTTTGAATCGCAAAACGGAAACCAAAGTAATAGATAACTGAGAAGACTAAACCTACTGGAATAACAAGCCACCAGTCTGTGCGGTTTGGAAGAACTCCGAATAGTAAATAGTCGATTACTCCACCAGAGAAAGTCATACCAATTTTAACATTTAAAATGTGCATAACCATGAATGAAAGTCCTGCAAAAATGGCATGAATTCCAAAAAGAACTGGCGCAACAAACAAGAATGTAAATTCAATTGGTTCTGTAATCCCTGTTAAGAATGAAGTCAAGGCAGCAGAACCCATGATACCTGCAACTACTTTCTTTTGCTCAGGACGAGCAGCATGGTACATAGCAAGTGCTGCGGCTGGAAGTCCAAACATCATGAATGGGAACTTACCAGTCATGAATGTACCAGCTGTCAGTTCTACATTATCTTTTAATTGAGCAAAGAAGATGGCCTGGTCACCACGTACAAGACCTTCTGCAGCTGACTTATAAGAACCAAACTCAAACCAGAATGGTGAATAAAAAATGTGATGAAGACCAAAAGGAATCAATGATCTTTCAATTACACCAAAGATAAAGGCTGCAACTGTAAGGTTAGAATTGATCATGCTCTCAGAGAAAGCGTTAAGACCATTCTGCACAGGAGGCCAAATAAATGTCATTAAAATACCAAGAACTAGTGCTGATACTGCTGTAATAATTGGAACAAAACGTTTACCTGCAAAGAAACCTAAGTATTGAGGAAGTTCTATGTTGTAAAAACGTTTGTAGAGATACGATGCAAGGATACCGACAATAATACCTCCGAATACCCCAGTCTGAAGAGTGGGGATTCCAAGAACGCTGGCAAATGACGGATCTTTTCCGATCATATCAGGTGTAACACCCTCAATGACACTCATCGTTACATTCATAATTAAGTAACCGATAATAGCAGCAAGACCTGCTACACCTTCACCGCCTGCAAGACCAACGGCAACACCTACTGCAAATAATAATGACAAGTTCGCAAATACGATGTCTCCAGATTTCTCCATTACATCTGCAACAAGCTGAAACCATGCTGCATCTAATGCTGGTATTCGTTCAATCAATGCAGGGTTTTTAAATGCATTACCAAAAGCAAGTAACAGACCAGCTGCTGGCAAGATCGCTACTGGCAGCATTAAAGCTTTACCTACACGCTGAAGTACACCAAAAAGCTTTTTCCACATAGGAAGTCCTCCTTTTTTATT
This genomic interval carries:
- the ptsG gene encoding glucose-specific PTS transporter subunit IIBC, which translates into the protein MWKKLFGVLQRVGKALMLPVAILPAAGLLLAFGNAFKNPALIERIPALDAAWFQLVADVMEKSGDIVFANLSLLFAVGVAVGLAGGEGVAGLAAIIGYLIMNVTMSVIEGVTPDMIGKDPSFASVLGIPTLQTGVFGGIIVGILASYLYKRFYNIELPQYLGFFAGKRFVPIITAVSALVLGILMTFIWPPVQNGLNAFSESMINSNLTVAAFIFGVIERSLIPFGLHHIFYSPFWFEFGSYKSAAEGLVRGDQAIFFAQLKDNVELTAGTFMTGKFPFMMFGLPAAALAMYHAARPEQKKVVAGIMGSAALTSFLTGITEPIEFTFLFVAPVLFGIHAIFAGLSFMVMHILNVKIGMTFSGGVIDYLLFGVLPNRTDWWLVIPVGLVFSVIYYFGFRFAIQKWNLKTPGREIVDDEVETNVGPSNKDSLAANILEGLGGESNIADLDACITRLRVSVRDPKEVDKDRLKKLGASGVLEMGNSIQAIFGTRSDTIKSEIRDIMSGKTVAKPKNSEATPEQGELADTSGQGTVTPTSSISTEERFVSPIKGKIIPITEVPDQVFSGKMMGDGFAIEPAEGLVVSPVNGKIINVFPTKHAIGIESDNGKEILIHFGIDTVKLKGEGFECFVSEGDKVTAGQKLLQVDLNFVKENAPSIITPIVFTNLSGETVSVEKTGTVAIEEENIITFKK
- the ptsP gene encoding phosphoenolpyruvate--protein phosphotransferase, whose amino-acid sequence is MSEKISGIAASAGIAIAKAFVLQNPELTIEKKSIEDSSQEIERFQSALEKSKEELTVIKDKANEELGEDKAAIFAAHLLVLSDPELVDAVKQKIESEKVNAESAMNDVSSMFIDMFEQMDNEYMKERAADIRDVSKRVLAHLLDVKFATPASISEEVVILAEDLTPSDTAQLNRKFVKGFATDIGGRTSHSAIMSRSMEIPAVVGTKTITEKVENGVMIIIDGLDGQVIVDPTQDEIVAYQEKQKQYQQQKEEWAKLVNEKTLSSDNVQVELAANIGTPADVKGVLENGAEGVGLYRTEFLYMGRDQLPTEEEQYKAYKEVLEKMEGKPVVIRTLDIGGDKELPYLNLPKELNPFLGFRAIRLCLEEQDIFRTQLRALLRASTFGNLKIMFPMIATLDEFRTAKSILIEEKEKLVKEGTEVSENIEVGIMVEIPSTAVMADTFAKEVDFFSIGTNDLIQYTMAADRMNEQVSYLYQPYSPAILRLVKMVIDASHKEGKWTGMCGEMAGDPIAIPILLGLGLDEFSMSATSVLPARSQIRGLSKEKISAHIDEILQMDTMKDVVEFVEQNFK
- a CDS encoding phosphocarrier protein HPr — its product is MAEKTFKVTSESGIHARPATTLVNQAGQFSSDITLDYNGKSVNLKSIMGVMSLGIQSGAEITIKAEGSDADEAIAALEDVMKKEGLGE